One Ferrimicrobium acidiphilum DSM 19497 DNA window includes the following coding sequences:
- a CDS encoding daunorubicin resistance protein DrrA family ABC transporter ATP-binding protein, with protein sequence MRERPTAVLVQGLVKRYGSLEAVRGIDFQVAGGEIFGFLGPNGAGKSTTIKILCTLAQPTAGSAEVAGYDVVGARESVRRNIGLVFQDPTLDSYLTAEQNLRFHAELYAVPKQFVDSRMRQVLEMVGLWERRTSLVSTFSGGMQRRLEIARGLLHAPKVLFLDEPTVGLDPQTRASIWEYIIDLKQREDITIFLTTHYMDEAENCDRIAIIDHGQIQAIDTPEALKASVGKDRVQISTADDDAAIAALDAQFGLDAGMHDGLVTFSVSSGEEFVPRLFAELGVPIRSVSVARPSLDDVFMSYTGRTIRDTEATGSDAMRALRQRFRGR encoded by the coding sequence ATGCGGGAGCGGCCCACAGCAGTGTTGGTGCAAGGGCTCGTCAAGCGCTACGGTTCGCTCGAGGCGGTTCGAGGGATAGATTTTCAGGTGGCAGGAGGAGAGATCTTTGGCTTTCTTGGTCCGAACGGGGCAGGCAAGTCGACCACGATCAAGATTCTCTGCACCCTTGCTCAACCCACCGCCGGCAGTGCCGAGGTGGCTGGTTATGACGTGGTTGGTGCGCGAGAGTCGGTACGCCGCAACATTGGGTTGGTGTTTCAAGACCCTACTCTTGATTCATATTTGACGGCTGAACAGAACCTTCGTTTTCATGCTGAACTTTATGCAGTTCCAAAGCAGTTTGTCGACTCTCGTATGCGCCAAGTGCTTGAGATGGTCGGTCTTTGGGAACGCCGCACAAGCCTGGTGAGCACCTTCTCTGGAGGTATGCAGCGCAGGTTGGAGATCGCCCGCGGTCTTCTCCACGCACCGAAGGTGCTATTTCTCGATGAACCTACCGTTGGTCTAGATCCACAGACACGCGCCTCAATCTGGGAGTACATTATCGATCTCAAGCAGCGCGAAGATATCACGATCTTTCTGACGACTCACTACATGGACGAGGCGGAGAACTGTGATCGGATCGCCATAATTGATCATGGTCAGATCCAGGCAATCGACACACCGGAGGCTCTGAAGGCGAGCGTGGGTAAGGATCGCGTTCAGATCTCTACCGCTGACGATGACGCAGCTATAGCCGCTCTGGATGCGCAGTTTGGCCTCGATGCAGGGATGCACGACGGTTTGGTCACCTTCTCAGTCTCTTCTGGCGAGGAGTTTGTTCCTCGACTTTTTGCTGAGTTAGGTGTTCCAATCCGATCGGTTAGCGTGGCACGCCCCTCACTCGACGATGTCTTCATGTCCTACACCGGTAGAACGATTAGGGATACCGAAGCAACTGGGAGCGATGCGATGCGCGCACTGCGACAGCGCTTTCGAGGGAGGTAA